The sequence below is a genomic window from Gopherus evgoodei ecotype Sinaloan lineage chromosome 9, rGopEvg1_v1.p, whole genome shotgun sequence.
CTCCTGATGATGTCATATTGACATATGactgctcaacacctctgaaaatatcTACAGCCATTAGCCTCAATATGGCTTGGTTTTTCTATATGTAAAATGGGACAATACTTACTTTTCAGGGATTGATTAATTCGTGTTTGGAAAGTACTATGGATTTTGGATTGAAGTaaatgataaatgcaaagtatttattgattatatttatatagaaatTAGGTATAGCCCTTGTATAGGTATAGCACTGGTATGTTGCTAATGTGACTCTTGCTGCTGCAGAGTTTGGGCATCTCTGCTGTATACCTTGCTAAATCTGGATGATTTCAGTAGAGTAGCATGTGATGTTTTTATTTTCACAGGTGTTGGGAGTGGCATGGTTTACCTTCCTGCAGTGGTCATGGTAGGACAGTATTTTCAGAAGAGAAGAGCACTAGCTCAGGGACTTAGTACCACTGGAACAGGGTTTGGAACATTTCTAATGACCGTTTTACTGAAGTATCTATGTAAGGAATTTGGATGGAGGAATGCAATGTTCATCCAGGGTGCTGTGTCTCTGAACCTTTGTGTCTGCGGAGCACTCATGAGGCCCCTTTCTTCCAAGAAGGATACCAATGAAAAGAGTGTTGAGAGAAACAATAGTGAAGATTATCATGCAGAAGCTCTGTTCCATTCTGCAAAGCCCATAAAATCGAATGGGGTAGTACATGAAGAGCAAGAGGAAAAAGAAGGGCCAGCTAatgtcaaagtgctttataatttTCAAGCTATGGAGTGCAAAGGTAAAAGCAGACATGGAAAGAATTTGTATGCTCTTTGCATTCTTAAGAGAGCGAGCCAGCTGACTGTTACAATCAAGAATGGGTTTGGAACATGGTACTCCAGCTACTTTGGGGCTGCGTCACTTTTTACCAATAGAGTATTTGTGGCCTTTGTGTTTTGGGCATTGTTTGCATACAGCAGCTTTGTTATTCCTTTTATTCATCTTCCAGAAATTGTCAAACAGTATAATTTATCCACACAGAATGATGTGTTTCCTTTGACCTCGATTATAGCCATAGTTCATATATTTGGTAAGGTGATCCTTGGAATCATCTCTGATTTACCTTGCATCAGTACCTGGAATGTCTTCCTGATAGCTAACTTCACTCTTGTCATCTGTATTCTTATTTTGCCATTAATGCATACATATATTGGCCTGGCAATGGTTTGTGCCCTAATAGGATTTTCCAGTGGGTATTTTTCTCTAATGCCTGTTGTGACTGAAGATTTAGTGGGGATACAGCACCTTGCAAATGCTTACGGCATCATCATTTGTGCCAATGGGATATCTGCACTGCTAGGACCACCGTTTGCAGGTAAATAGTTCAAGTTTCACATCAACATACGTATCTGTGACTACATCTGAATTATTATATACTTGTGATATTATAATAATATGGATAACAAAATTACAGCAGCTCCCGGTCTGATTAGTGTCCCATTTTACATGTATGTGTTTACAGAATACATTCCCCAACCCCAGTACAAACTGCCATCCTTGCAAGTCATTCGAGCTCTGTTACAAACTGTCATTTTTATGGTACATTGTTTAATATAATTGCACATAGATATTTTCTAGCATAGAAAGGGTTAAAATATTTACTTCTGTGTTTTGTGTATCAGAGTTTACACCTGCAGCGTGCATATTTCCAGATGAGAAATCTGCTGTAGTAGGGATTGCCACTGTGCATCACAGGAGGGAGGTTTCATCGTGGGGGAGCACAGACTGGTTTGTACTATCACCTTCTATGGTGGGTCCACCAGGTAGATTTAAATTGTGTTTGTGCTCCAGCAGCATAGGCTCATCAACAGCTGCTGGAGCACACTGTCCAACATTGGGACTGTTCTGCATGCTCCTCCCTTGCCCCTGGGAGAAGTGAAGTTGCAGGCATTGCTACAGTTCTCCTCAAATGAACTTGGAGGGAATCAAGCCCCTTCATTCTACTCCCTAGAAATAATACTTTGACCCAGACTGTGACTGTCTTTTTTGGGTGCATGAGTCAGAAGAAAGCAATAAAGTGCAATGGGTCATCTTCAGTCGGGGATAGCATGGACACTGAGTTGGGTAGAGCCACCACCAGTATTGGGAGAGCTAtagtccctctctttctctctacctGTCAGCAGCGCTGGAATGATGTAGATGAGAGCACATGCTTAATCCTTTCAAAGGGTAGCAAAACTACAACTCTACTGTGCATTCTCCCAAACCCTGTCATTCAGAATTGATCCTAGTAAGAGTTAACATGCCCATGTTTCAGGGGAGAATTtggcctttaattaaaaaaaaaagatacagtgaTTGCTCTAAAACAGCTAGCCCTTCTGCTTTTTTATTATGAACCAATGTGGATAACATGGTAACAGGAGTTTATTTTGTGTTTCAAAGCTTTTGAAACAATCTGAATGCAGAATTGAATTGCATCAGTCAAGGAATTGAGGTTGATGTATGGGTTGTCACCGTGCTAAACTCATACTTCTTGAGAAAGATCTTAGAAGGACTTTATCTCTATGTGGGTTCTTAAAAACCTTGTTTTCCTTGAACAAGAAATGTGGACAGCTCATTGAAATGTGCTTGTACAAACTGCAGTGGGAAAGGGGCCTGACTTAACCTGCCTGGCACAGATGTGGTGTCAAGAATTCCAAAGAGGAAATAGTGAGGCGATAGCTAAGAGTAAGTGAAGCAACAGCTGGCTTTAAGTTCCCATGTTATTTTAGCTCAGACCTGATAGATGCAGGTAGTGGCAGGTATATAATTTTGGGGCCAGCATTGGTTAGCATCTGCAAATTTGAGCCCTGCTTCATTCTAAACTTTCAGTGGAGACAGTGAAGCTATTTTTAGAGATTGATCAATATAGAAAACATATTTCATTCCAAGTTTTTAGGTGATCTACCACAATCTTAATATTGTTAAGTAATGTTGTTATTTATTAGTTGAGCTCAGAATACCAGGATGTGAAGATATACAGAAAAAGTTCTTCTATGTTTTCTAAAATATCTCTTTTCAGTAAAACGGCAGCATTTAAAGCCATTTCTCATTGGAACATGTCTGCCAGAAGACTTGTTTCTGTTGATCCTGGGCAGAATTTTAATAATTTCTCCTATTCTAGAGGCCCATGTTCCATAGGAGCCAGCATATCCCCAACACAGGGTGGTGTTAGCCACAAATTTGTATGGCCAGAGCTGCACTGGCAGTTGTTCCACAATTGTCCTTTATGGGGTTTCCTCAGAAGCATCTAATTCTGGCCATTGTTTGCGAGAGGATATGGAGCAGATGGAACACTGCTAACCTAACAGTACAAATCCTATGTACTGATTCAGTGCATCTCTTCAGAAGTATCTGTTAGCAGCATTCCTATGAGCTCTGGCCACAAACTAAAGCTTCCCCCAGTAGACTTGAGGGAGTTACACAGGGTCACCTGGAGCCCACAGCTCCAACCCTAAAACTTCCAGAATCTCAAGGAATATAAGCCCAAATCCCAGTTTATTAACAGTAACAGAGggaaacaaattaaaacaaacaaacaaacaaaaaccaggaAAATCCCATACCCTGAAATTGGGCTCTTTTGTTAGGCTCTTTACTACAGGCCATTGCTTAACAAGAGCTTGCCCCACACTGATTTCCCCTAACATCTCTCTTAAGCTTAAACTAGTTGCTGAATGGTTGGGCTGTCATGGGGTATGTCAGCTGGGCCAAATAATCCACCATCTATGCCAACTGTTCACAACCAATaaaattgttgcatgcaaattagctatagcgtaagggtggtgattggttaagtttagggtgaccagatgggatgaagaaaatatcaggacacatggagGGGGCGGGGAAGTCCGTTGGCAGAGCTAAAAGAAAAAGCGCGGAGTCCTGCTGGCAgaacaacacaaaataaaaaaacaggagtgcaaaatatcgggacaaattgtgtCCCAACCAAACATCGATCGGGACGCAGGACAAATGCCTAAAAATCGGGATTTTATCggtacgtctggtcaccctagttaagtTACCTCTGCTATCACAATGGTCTAGACTCTTGGTATGGCACAGATACATGCCTTGCTGTCACAcaggtgtaatttgtaaagtcaaaaaggttgaaaacttaCATATTGGATGGCAACAGAGCACAAATCCCAGTGATGAGTGATCCTGCtggtattttaaacaaaaagagctctcagccatgcttgtagTTGTTTCCATTACTTTACACTGACGCAACAGACATTTTAGGCTTCATGGTGACACAAACAATCCAGGAATCTTATTATAAGACTGTTCTATAGATAGTGGAGAGGGTTCCTAGCCTGCACACCTGTTAAGGAATAGCATGCTACCACACTATTTATCTTCCCTATTTGTATGAAATCCATCACCGCAGCATCAGAAGATGTCCTTGCAGACATTAATATGTTTATCTTTATAACACTCCTGTAAAGTAGagaaatattatcctcatttacagatgaggaaactgcgCCACAAAAATAAGGTAACTAGTCCAAGCTCACACATAAATATTAGGAGTAGAGTCAGAAATTAAACTTAGATCCTCTGGGTCTCAGTCCAGTATCCTAACCACAAGCATTTAACACCTACAAGTTCAATTGCCAATGGTGGTAGGTAGCAGGAAGGGGTAAtgtcaggaccggctctaggcaccagcaaaccaagcacgtgcttagggcagcacaatttcaggggcagcattctggccaccttttttttTGTGCTCTcggagtttgttttattttttattttttgcttggagcggcaaaaaaccAAGACCCAGCCCTGGGTAATGTATGATTCCTTGCACCAACTTTTATTAACCTGGCCCCATGATTGACTCACTCAAGAACATAAGACTTGAGTAGTGTAATGTTTTaaatttactttaattttttttcttttcaatagtCTTATGATTTAATTAACCAAAATTAAATTTTTGCTTTCACTACCAGAGAGTAGTTTCATTACATAAACATTTATTGTGTAACTAGTATTAAATGCGACATATATTACATAAGGTTATTTTCTTGAAGGCAGGAAATGATATTATTTCCAAAATTTGGTCTAAATAATGTACAGATCAAGAGTCTTATTCTTGAAAAATAGTCTCATACTATCTTCCTGTGGGAACAGTGACAGTACTTTGCATGTTATATAGAGCATTTCATCAGAAGATTTGACtatgttttacaaatattaattagttATCACAGCTGCCCAGTGATTTGGGtattttatacccattttatatTTGAGTAAATTAAACCACAGATGAATTTATTGAATGCACAAGATCacacaatgagtcagtggcacaactgggaataggacccaggacTCTTCTTTAATTAGTCGACAATACTCTCTCCCTTGGAAAATAGAGAAGATGGTGGACTATGCTTTTTCTCTTTGTCCCAGTAAATTTTATGCTTTGGTAATTGAGCTGTTTTTTCCCTCATGAACAAAGCTAACCTCTTAATTGTGCAATATGCCGGGCATAATTCCAAGCTGAGGAGTAGAGGAAGAGGGGTGCCAGCAGGGAACACAGCAAACTAAAAGGGAAGAAGAGGAGATACCTATGCAGTTATACAAAAGGCAAATTTGTGAAGTCATATTTAGAAGAGATTGTAAAAGTTACAGCAGCCCAAGTAAAAGGGTCACACATTCTGACAACTTACATGCGTGTTTACGCCATAATTAATTAATTTCCATCAAGCTAATTGGAAATTTTATATGACTgaagactgcaggattgggctcttcaTGACTTGGGCTCAATTGTATCTTCAACCAATCATATGCAACACCAATTAGAATGAATTCTGTGGTCCTTGTTAAGACAAAACTCCAATAAACTTCAGAGGGAGTTCCATCTATGCAATGACTGTCGGATTGGGCCTATTTACTTCACCAGGAATTTTATACATGTATTCAAGTGCGTATGTTGGCCCTCTATATTTAGTACCAACTCCATCACCTACATATACTGTAGCTGGGTTAAGTAAAATAAACTGGGTAAAATTCACCCTGTGCACAGTGCTAGCATGAGTCCTATGTGTAAGTTAAACCTTCATGCTTCCctttgcacagaggtgaatttcacccagagagtTTTTCTGGACTACTGAGTTAGCAGACCTGACAGAAtagattttttccatttaaaattatttctttcattttttctttattataatcagaattttaaaaaaacaacatgcaGAAGTGGCAGGGACAATATGGGTCAGAGAAAGAAGAACAATTAAATAGGGTTAGCCAAGTCAGCCCCCTTTGTACTCAGAGGGACGTTAGAAGCAATTTGCTTTATTCCTATCTCTAGCTGCTGGTATAGGATTTATATTTGTTGTCTGGCTTGGAGTTGACCAAGATTGGAGAAACAGAAGCATTCAGAATTTGGTGATCGAGCTTTGCTATTGGGATTTATGTACCAAACAAAGATCAAACTCATACATGAAAGAAATCTGaataaaacagaaggtttgaGTTACAGACGTTAGCAAATGAACAGTGTAGGGTCTTCAGATACATGTATCACACATCCAGAGACTTATGGGAACCGAGGACTAATTTAGTCTACTGGAGTTTTGAATTTTTGAGTCATTCACTATCTGTGACTTGTTCTAGAGCTTGGATGGAGGActgaaaacatttccatttaCTATTTACATAGTTAGGATGGTATAGCAGATTGACTAGgagtctgggagccaggagctcctaCAGTCTAATACCACCTGTGCAACACACTCACTGTATTGCTCGGCGTAATTACTTACTATGtaagtttcccatttgtaaactggagtagtaATACTGATCTTTCAATatatggcctgattctccactgctttgtacCTTTGCAAATGTGAATGTAAAACAGTCATTCTGATTTAGCAGCATTTTATGTCAATTTTCCACCGGAGTAAATGACTATACCAGgtgcaaaataatggaaaatcaagcctgtaaagtgctttgtaaaTGTTAAATACTAAATATCAGTCGAGCAAGATCCTtacagtgtaaatcagtgtagctccactgaagtcaattaaactatgctgatttacaccagctgaggatcagggtgtTCCCCAATGCCTCGGTAGAACAACATGTTTTTAAGTTTACTTACAGTTAACACATTCATTGACGCAACTGACCTTTTCACAGTTTGCTATTCTTTATTCCAAGAAAGGTGGCTGGATACagttattagtagtagtagtaatttgATCACATTTTTCTAGTTATGTGAAAACATTGGCAAAAACAAGACTGGATTAAGGCAGGAAGATTCCAAGTGGAGGGGCCTATGTTTATAGAAAGAATCTATAAACATGCGCTGCTCCACTTGGAATCTTCCTGCCAGACTTCTAAGATGGACCCTTGTTTTCACCCACACCTGAGTCCTGGCTCTTTCTGGTAAGTAGGTAGCCCAGTCCAAACTCCCATTCAGCCTTGTGCTGCATCCCTCTGAGTCACTCGTGTTTTCTGACCCAGGATCCCAAGGATTCTGCCTTAAGCTTCCCCGgccaaaatgttttgaaagtcCTAACTTCCTATACCTCACTTCAGATTGGGAATGAAATTCTCCCTTATGGAAAGGACCATCAAAAGGCCTGTGCATATCTGAAACtccaattttgaggatttaaaTGGGATATAAGTGATGCATAGGCCATGGGTTGGCTTTCTGCACAGGACTGAATAAACCACTGATTTTTGTTagttcatttctatttttattgtctAGCGATGGAGAcaatttccacatttttttttcagaaaagatTTGTGACTTGAATGAAGTATCACCTAATAAGATGCATTCATGagataaatgttttttttaacattcctGTTTTATGTTTCTCTGATATGCTCTCTACTGAAAACTATCTTGTCCTTGTTTTGCAGGTTGGATCTATGACATCACacaaaaatatgatttttctttttacatttgcgGTTTGCTCTACATGGTAGGAATAATCGTTTTACTCATCCAACCTTGTATTCaaaagaaacaatcaaaagaccaACCCACTGATAACACAAAAGTATAGTTCAATTTATGGAATGTTTTGAAAAGTATATATTAGGTTCATGTCTCTGTTATATAGCAGTACAAAACTGTTATTCTTATAAGACCAACTGCATTGAAGAGTATCACAGTGAATAATGAATGAGCTGCAAAGTGCTGACATTAAATAATTAGTGCTTGTAAAAGCAAGTTTACTGTCACACTTACGATTCTTGGCTTTAGAACTGTCTCTTTAACAAATACAGATGTTAAGAGCTTTCCAGATACAATATCACTATTATTATATTTAGTCAGTGGTTGAAACATTAGTTCTGATTCTTAACTCATGTACAACAGTTTTACACTGATGAAACTATTGACTGCAATGCagttactgctgatttacactagtgtgagaaaagaatcaggccTCACATGAATACTTTCCTACTCTGTATTCCAGCTGATCAGAAATGTGTTGTTGAGCACAAGAAAATGGTTGCATTTCTCATCCAGGTATGCATGTGTGTCACTGCAATACTAATAATAATTCAAGGCTACAcataatttaatatatttaaaagaatgTTTCTGTGatataaaattgaaatttttttatatttttctgaaAGCACTCTCCAGTCCAAGGAACTCTTTTTGATGTTTTGATTGCAGAACAAATTATCCATTCTCAGCTCATAAGAGAAATGATAAATGAGATACTTAAATATATTCTGATACCAAACCGTACtgaagtaaaacaaacaaaacaacaaaaactggGGAAGGATGGGGAATATTACTGGGGTTCTTCAGCAGAAAGGATAGGCAGcaaaactaaatgatttattGCAAGAGTCtataagaaaagttaatacatACAGGTAGAGTTTATGGGCCtcccaattctgatctcagtgcAGCCAGAGTCAACTTCagtagttactcctgatttacactggtgcaaccgAGAACAAAATCTGCCCCTTCCTATGTgttgcgtgcctggatgctctgccaggacgaggcccacacacacaggtgaattaattggctttaatgaaggttaagtgacacacccgcaacgggaactccacgcgttgctgccactggcttggggagtccaacatccgaacagctcggtcaggtgcgaagTTCGATACGCAAGCTCTAGcccttagcaattatagcatcatgctaatagcatgcaaactagcctttacatatgcaataagggactttccatcagcaatggccgcctcccctggcctcgggccagggactttctgcagactttctgcagttccccaaaacaccgaggcttcccacacagggcaggtttaaccggttagaagcagcagctgctagcaacttctgtccgctaataacctctccttgagaaagcgtaGGCCCTAGCTTAAACCGTAACAatgtcttccggggtcccctacactATGATTCTAATTTCGTTTGCATTAGTTTTACACCTGTAACTAGATTGGGCCAGACCCAATATATATTGGCATaggtccattgacatcagtggagttattcctgatttacatcagtgtgagatcaaaatcaggtcCTGTGTGCTTCGAGCAAGGCTTTGGAAGACTGAACTTGGCCCTGCTCTGGTTGCATTTTATTACCATACAgaaagggcaggtctacactctGGGGGAAAGTTGATCTAAGCGTtgcaatttgagttatgttaGTAGCGTAACTCAAGTCGcagtagcttagatctacttatcacAGGGTCCACACTAGGCTATGtcgacgggagatgctctcctgtcaactccccttactcttctcattacAGGAGAGCGATCtgtggtcaatttagcgggtcttcactagacccgctaaatcgacccccAGTGGCTCAATCGCTGCAGCGTCAATCCActggtaagtggagacaagcccaaAGAATTTTCCTATGTGCAGAACAACCCATTTAATAACTTCATCTAGCTGATTTGTTGTAA
It includes:
- the SLC16A14 gene encoding monocarboxylate transporter 14 isoform X2, which produces MCTTQEDIGYDFEDDSKDKTKTLKPNPNIDGGWAWMIVLSSFLVHILIMGSQMALGILNMEWLAEFSQSRGLTAWVSSLSMGITLIVGVGSGMVYLPAVVMVGQYFQKRRALAQGLSTTGTGFGTFLMTVLLKYLCKEFGWRNAMFIQGAVSLNLCVCGALMRPLSSKKDTNEKSVERNNSEDYHAEALFHSAKPIKSNGVVHEEQEEKEGPANVKVLYNFQAMECKGKSRHGKNLYALCILKRASQLTVTIKNGFGTWYSSYFGAASLFTNRVFVAFVFWALFAYSSFVIPFIHLPEIVKQYNLSTQNDVFPLTSIIAIVHIFGKVILGIISDLPCISTWNVFLIANFTLVICILILPLMHTYIGLAMVCALIGFSSGYFSLMPVVTEDLVGIQHLANAYGIIICANGISALLGPPFAGWIYDITQKYDFSFYICGLLYMVGIIVLLIQPCIQKKQSKDQPTDNTKV
- the SLC16A14 gene encoding monocarboxylate transporter 14 isoform X1; translated protein: MCTTQEDIGYDFEDDSKDKTKTLKPNPNIDGGWAWMIVLSSFLVHILIMGSQMALGILNMEWLAEFSQSRGLTAWVSSLSMGITLIVGPFIGLFINTCGCRKTAIIGGILSALGWVLSAYASNVHYLFITFGVTAGVGSGMVYLPAVVMVGQYFQKRRALAQGLSTTGTGFGTFLMTVLLKYLCKEFGWRNAMFIQGAVSLNLCVCGALMRPLSSKKDTNEKSVERNNSEDYHAEALFHSAKPIKSNGVVHEEQEEKEGPANVKVLYNFQAMECKGKSRHGKNLYALCILKRASQLTVTIKNGFGTWYSSYFGAASLFTNRVFVAFVFWALFAYSSFVIPFIHLPEIVKQYNLSTQNDVFPLTSIIAIVHIFGKVILGIISDLPCISTWNVFLIANFTLVICILILPLMHTYIGLAMVCALIGFSSGYFSLMPVVTEDLVGIQHLANAYGIIICANGISALLGPPFAGWIYDITQKYDFSFYICGLLYMVGIIVLLIQPCIQKKQSKDQPTDNTKV